One genomic window of Arachis stenosperma cultivar V10309 chromosome 10, arast.V10309.gnm1.PFL2, whole genome shotgun sequence includes the following:
- the LOC130954994 gene encoding probable cinnamyl alcohol dehydrogenase 1 yields MSSEDCLGWAARDTSGHLSPYKFNRRAVGDDDVYVKITHCGICYADIAWTRNKFGDSKYPVVPGHEIAGIVSKVGSNVKRFSVGDHVGVGTYVNSCRDCEYCDDGLEHQCSKGVFTFNGVDSDGTITKGGYSNFIVVHERYCFKIPKSYPLASAAPLLCAGITVYSPMIRYKMNEQPGKSLGVIGLGGLGHMAVKFGKAFGLNVTVFSTSISKKDEALNLLGADNFVISSDQDQMKGLTKTLDFIIDTASGDHPYDPYMALLKTFGILVAVGAGTEIKFSPRSLFFGLRSISGSIVGGTKDIRDMIDLCVEKEIYPKIEVIPIEYCNEAIERVIKSDVKYRFVIDIENSLK; encoded by the exons atGAGTTCAGAAGATTGCCTTGGTTGGGCTGCAAGAGATACATCTGGACATCTCTCACCATACAAATTCAATCGCAG GGCTGTAGGAGATGATGATGTTTATGTTAAGATCACACACTGTGGTATTTGTTATGCGGATATTGCTTGGACAAGGAATAAATTTGGTGACTCCAAGTACCCTGTTGTGCCAGG ACATGAGATTGCAGGCATTGTGAGCAAGGTTGGTTCCAATGTCAAGCGTTTCAGTGTTGGTGATCATGTTGGAGTGGGGACTTATGTCAACTCATGCCGCGACTGCGAGTACTGCGATGATGGACTAGAACATCAGTGCAGTAAGGGAGTTTTTACCTTTAATGGGGTTGATTCTGATGGTACAATCACAAAGGGAGGATACTCCAATTTCATAGTAGTCCATGAAAG GTATTGTTTTAAGATACCAAAGAGTTATCCATTGGCTTCAGCAGCACCTTTGCTGTGTGCCGGAATCACTGTTTATTCGCCGATGATTCGTTACAAGATGAATGAGCAGCCGGGAAAATCTTTAGGAGTGATTGGCCTTGGTGGACTTGGTCACATGGCTGTTAAATTTGGAAAGGCTTTTGGTTTGAATGTAACAGTTTTCAGCACCAGCATATCTAAGAAAGATGAGGCCCTCAATTTGCTTGGTGCAGATAACTTTGTGATTTCCTCTGATCAAGACCAAATGAAA GGATTAACAAAGACATTAGACTTTATAATTGACACAGCATCTGGTGATCATCCTTATGATCCTTACATGGCACTTCTGAAAACATTTGGTATCTTAGTTGCAGTTGGGGCTGGAACTGAAATCAAGTTCAGCCCTAGAAGCCTATTTTTTG GATTGAGGAGTATTTCTGGAAGTATTGTAGGAGGTACAAAAGATATACGGGATATGATTGATTTATGTGTTGAAAAGGAGATTTATCCAAAGATTGAAGTAATTCCTATTGAGTATTGTAATGAAGCTATTGAAAGGGTCATAAAAAGTGACGTCAAGTATCGGTTTGTGATTGATATTGAAAACTCCCTaaagtaa
- the LOC130954995 gene encoding uncharacterized protein LOC130954995 isoform X1, with protein MKCRLQMLLQVKLQRGPILLVALLMMKKLSIDRLEKEHHFYFVKLRDIKILCQTPEIEHLPVSVMWWKVQMKNLKSHKHSKEKPDKGPCKNCSCSYYWKLHCAQASNSGLINCVTGKGSEIGDFLIMHPGVNCINFTCGDTGIAISKKAMELGGKDACIVFEDADLDLGSLKLKDITVAMMNKDMNPIHSTCTSGRRS; from the exons ATGAAGTGCCGTCTGCAAATGCTGTTGCAAGTCAAGTTGCAAAGAGGCCCTATTCTTTTGGTGGCCCTGCTCATGATGAAAAAG CTATCCATTGATAGACTCGAGAAGGAGCACCATTTCTACTTTGTGAAATTGAGGGATATTAAGATACTCTGCCAAACACCAGAGATAGAACACTTACCG GTAAGTGTAATGTGGTGGAAAGTTCAAATGAAG AATTTGAAATCTCACAAGCATTCCAAGGAAAAACCTGATAAG GGGCCTTGCAAAAATTGTTCCTGCTCTTATTACTGGAAACTCCATTGTGCTCAAGCCTCCAACTCAG GCCTAATCAACTGTGTTACCGGCAAAGGCTCGGAGATCGGTGACTTTCTTATAATGCATCCAGgtgtgaattgcataaa CTTCACTTGTGGAGACACCGGCATTGCAATTTCAAAGAAGGCAATGGAGTTGGGAGGAAAAGATGCATGCATTGTATTTGAGGATGCTGATCTTGATCTTGGTTCCTTAAAACTCAAGGATATAACG GTAGCCATGATGAATAAAGATATGAACCCCATACACTCAACTTGCACAAGTGGAAGGAGATCATAA
- the LOC130954995 gene encoding uncharacterized protein LOC130954995 isoform X2: MKCRLQMLLQVKLQRGPILLVALLMMKKLSIDRLEKEHHFYFVKLRDIKILCQTPEIEHLPVSVMWWKVQMKNLKSHKHSKEKPDKGPCKNCSCSYYWKLHCAQASNSGLINCVTGKGSEIGDFLIMHPGVNCINFTCGDTGIAISKKAMELGGKDACIVFEDADLDLGSLKLKDITP; the protein is encoded by the exons ATGAAGTGCCGTCTGCAAATGCTGTTGCAAGTCAAGTTGCAAAGAGGCCCTATTCTTTTGGTGGCCCTGCTCATGATGAAAAAG CTATCCATTGATAGACTCGAGAAGGAGCACCATTTCTACTTTGTGAAATTGAGGGATATTAAGATACTCTGCCAAACACCAGAGATAGAACACTTACCG GTAAGTGTAATGTGGTGGAAAGTTCAAATGAAG AATTTGAAATCTCACAAGCATTCCAAGGAAAAACCTGATAAG GGGCCTTGCAAAAATTGTTCCTGCTCTTATTACTGGAAACTCCATTGTGCTCAAGCCTCCAACTCAG GCCTAATCAACTGTGTTACCGGCAAAGGCTCGGAGATCGGTGACTTTCTTATAATGCATCCAGgtgtgaattgcataaa CTTCACTTGTGGAGACACCGGCATTGCAATTTCAAAGAAGGCAATGGAGTTGGGAGGAAAAGATGCATGCATTGTATTTGAGGATGCTGATCTTGATCTTGGTTCCTTAAAACTCAAGGATATAACG CCATGA
- the LOC130954995 gene encoding uncharacterized protein LOC130954995 isoform X3, producing the protein MKCRLQMLLQVKLQRGPILLVALLMMKKLSIDRLEKEHHFYFVKLRDIKILCQTPEIEHLPVSVMWWKVQMKNLKSHKHSKEKPDKGPCKNCSCSYYWKLHCAQASNSGLINCVTGKGSEIGDFLIMHPASLVETPALQFQRRQWSWEEKMHALYLRMLILILVP; encoded by the exons ATGAAGTGCCGTCTGCAAATGCTGTTGCAAGTCAAGTTGCAAAGAGGCCCTATTCTTTTGGTGGCCCTGCTCATGATGAAAAAG CTATCCATTGATAGACTCGAGAAGGAGCACCATTTCTACTTTGTGAAATTGAGGGATATTAAGATACTCTGCCAAACACCAGAGATAGAACACTTACCG GTAAGTGTAATGTGGTGGAAAGTTCAAATGAAG AATTTGAAATCTCACAAGCATTCCAAGGAAAAACCTGATAAG GGGCCTTGCAAAAATTGTTCCTGCTCTTATTACTGGAAACTCCATTGTGCTCAAGCCTCCAACTCAG GCCTAATCAACTGTGTTACCGGCAAAGGCTCGGAGATCGGTGACTTTCTTATAATGCATCCAG CTTCACTTGTGGAGACACCGGCATTGCAATTTCAAAGAAGGCAATGGAGTTGGGAGGAAAAGATGCATGCATTGTATTTGAGGATGCTGATCTTGATCTTGGTTCCTTAA
- the LOC130955000 gene encoding probable cinnamyl alcohol dehydrogenase 1 — translation MSSEDCLGWAARDASGHLSPYKFNRRAVGDDDVHVKITHCGVCYADIVWTRNRFGDSKYPVVPGHEIAGIVSKVGSNVKRFNVGDHVGVGTYVNSCRDCEYCEDGLEHQCSKGAVFTFNGVDSDGTITKGGYSNFIVVHERYCFKIPKSYPLASAAPLLCAGITVYSPMIRHKMNEQPGKSLGVIGLGGLGHMAVKFGKAFGLNVTVFSTSISKKDEALNLLGADNFVISSDEDQMKALTKTLDFIIDTASGDHPFDPYMALLKTLGILVVVGAANEIKFSPVSLFFGLKTISGSSVGGTKDIQEMIDLCAEKKIYPKIEVIPIEYANEAIERVIKNDVKYRFVIDIENSLK, via the exons ATGAGTTCAGAAGATTGTCTTGGTTGGGCTGCAAGAGATGCATCTGGACATCTCTCACCATACAAATTCAATCGCAG GGCTGTAGGAGATGATGATGTTCATGTTAAGATCACACACTGTGGTGTTTGTTACGCTGATATCGTTTGGACAAGGAATAGATTTGGTGACTCCAAGTACCCTGTTGTGCCAGG gcATGAGATTGCAGGCATTGTGAGCAAGGTTGGTTCCAATGTCAAGCGTTTCAATGTTGGTGATCATGTTGGAGTGGGGACTTATGTCAACTCATGCCGCGACTGCGAGTACTGCGAAGATGGACTAGAACATCAGTGCAGTAAGGGAGCAGTTTTTACTTTTAATGGGGTTGATTCTGATGGTACAATCACAAAGGGAGGATACTCCAATTTCATAGTAGTCCATGAAAG GTATTGTTTCAAGATACCAAAAAGTTATCCATTGGCTTCAGCAGCACCTTTGCTGTGTGCCGGAATCACTGTTTATTCGCCGATGATTCGCCACAAGATGAATGAGCAGCCGGGAAAATCTCTAGGAGTGATTGGCCTTGGTGGACTTGGCCACATGGCTGTTAAATTTGGAAAGGCTTTTGGTCTGAATGTAACAGTTTTCAGCACCAGCATATCTAAGAAAGATGAAGCCCTCAATCTGCTTGGTGCAGATAACTTTGTAATTTCATCTGATGAAGACCAAATGAAA GCATTAACAAAAACACTAGACTTTATAATTGATACAGCATCTGGTGATCATCCTTTTGATCCTTACATGGCACTTCTGAAAACACTTGGTATTCTAGTAGTAGTTGGGGCTGCAAATGAAATCAAGTTCAGCCCTGTAAGCCTATTCTTCG GATTGAAGACTATTTCTGGAAGTTCTGTGGGAGGTACAAAAGATATACAAGAGATGATTGATTTATGTGCTGAAAAAAAGATTTATCCAAAGATTGAAGTAATTCCTATTGAGTATGCTAATGAAGCTATTGAAAGGGTCATAAAAAATGATGTCAAGTATCGGTTTGTGATTGATATTGAAAATTCTTTGAAGTAA
- the LOC130954998 gene encoding probable cinnamyl alcohol dehydrogenase 1 isoform X2: MMNSEGGNEDCLGWAARDASGVLSPYKFSRKHEIAGIVTKVGSNVQRFNVGDHVGVGTYVNSCRDCRNCNAGLEIQCGKGRVFTYDSVDSDGTITKGGYSTFIVVHHRYCFMIPKSYPLASAAPLLCAGITVYSPMIRHNMNQPGKSLGVIGLGGLGHMAVKFGKAFGLDVTVFSTSISKKDEALNLLGADNFVVSSDQEQMSALAESLDFIIDTASGNHPFDPYMFLLKTCGVLVLVGAPSEIKLSPGSLIGGMRSISGSAAGGTKDTQEMIDLCAEKEIYPNIEVIPIEYANEAFERIINKDVKYRFVIDIENSLK, from the exons ATGATGAATTCCGAAGGTGGCAATGAAGATTGCTTAGGTTGGGCAGCAAGAGATGCATCTGGTGTTCTCTCACCATACAAATTCAGTCGCAA ACATGAGATTGCAGGCATTGTGACAAAGGTTGGTTCCAATGTCCAACGTTTCAATGTTGGTGATCATGTTGGAGTAGGGACTTATGTTAACTCGTGCCGCGACTGCCGAAATTGCAATGCAGGACTTGAAATTCAATGTGGTAAAGGACGAGTTTTTACTTATGATAGTGTTGATTCTGATGGTACAATCACAAAAGGAGGATACTCCACTTTCATAGTAGTTCATCATAG GTATTGTTTTATGATACCAAAGAGCTATCCATTGGCTTCAGCAGCACCTTTGCTCTGTGCCGGAATCACTGTTTATTCGCCGATGATTCGTCACAATATGAATCAGCCTGGTAAATCTCTAGGAGTTATTGGCCTTGGTGGCCTTGGTCATATGGCAGTTAAATTTGGAAAGGCTTTTGGTTTGGATGTAACAGTTTTCAGCACCAGCATATCTAAAAAAGATGAGGCCCTAAATCTTCTTGGTGCAGATAATTTTGTTGTTTCATCTGATCAAGAACAAATGAGT GCATTGGCTGAGTCATTAGACTTTATAATTGACACAGCATCTGGTAATCACCCTTTTGATCCTTACATGTTTCTTCTGAAAACATGTGGTGTCTTAGTCTTAGTTGGGGCTCCAAGTGAAATCAAATTAAGCCCAGGAAGCCTTATTGGTG GGATGAGAAGCATTTCTGGAAGTGCTGCAGGAGGCACAAAAGATACCCAAGAGATGATTGATTTGTGTGCTGAAAAGGAGATTTATCCAAATATAGAAGTGATTCCCATTGAATATGCTAATGAAGCTTTTGAAAGGATCATAAACAAAGATGT
- the LOC130954998 gene encoding probable cinnamyl alcohol dehydrogenase 1 isoform X1, translated as MMNSEGGNEDCLGWAARDASGVLSPYKFSRKAVGNDDVYVKITHCGICYADVVSTRNSFGATNYPVVPGHEIAGIVTKVGSNVQRFNVGDHVGVGTYVNSCRDCRNCNAGLEIQCGKGRVFTYDSVDSDGTITKGGYSTFIVVHHRYCFMIPKSYPLASAAPLLCAGITVYSPMIRHNMNQPGKSLGVIGLGGLGHMAVKFGKAFGLDVTVFSTSISKKDEALNLLGADNFVVSSDQEQMSALAESLDFIIDTASGNHPFDPYMFLLKTCGVLVLVGAPSEIKLSPGSLIGGMRSISGSAAGGTKDTQEMIDLCAEKEIYPNIEVIPIEYANEAFERIINKDVKYRFVIDIENSLK; from the exons ATGATGAATTCCGAAGGTGGCAATGAAGATTGCTTAGGTTGGGCAGCAAGAGATGCATCTGGTGTTCTCTCACCATACAAATTCAGTCGCAA GGCTGTAGGAAACGATGATGTTTATGTTAAGATCACACACTGCGGTATTTGTTATGCTGATGTAGTTTCCACAAGGAATTCATTTGGTGCCACAAATTACCCTGTTGTGCCCGG ACATGAGATTGCAGGCATTGTGACAAAGGTTGGTTCCAATGTCCAACGTTTCAATGTTGGTGATCATGTTGGAGTAGGGACTTATGTTAACTCGTGCCGCGACTGCCGAAATTGCAATGCAGGACTTGAAATTCAATGTGGTAAAGGACGAGTTTTTACTTATGATAGTGTTGATTCTGATGGTACAATCACAAAAGGAGGATACTCCACTTTCATAGTAGTTCATCATAG GTATTGTTTTATGATACCAAAGAGCTATCCATTGGCTTCAGCAGCACCTTTGCTCTGTGCCGGAATCACTGTTTATTCGCCGATGATTCGTCACAATATGAATCAGCCTGGTAAATCTCTAGGAGTTATTGGCCTTGGTGGCCTTGGTCATATGGCAGTTAAATTTGGAAAGGCTTTTGGTTTGGATGTAACAGTTTTCAGCACCAGCATATCTAAAAAAGATGAGGCCCTAAATCTTCTTGGTGCAGATAATTTTGTTGTTTCATCTGATCAAGAACAAATGAGT GCATTGGCTGAGTCATTAGACTTTATAATTGACACAGCATCTGGTAATCACCCTTTTGATCCTTACATGTTTCTTCTGAAAACATGTGGTGTCTTAGTCTTAGTTGGGGCTCCAAGTGAAATCAAATTAAGCCCAGGAAGCCTTATTGGTG GGATGAGAAGCATTTCTGGAAGTGCTGCAGGAGGCACAAAAGATACCCAAGAGATGATTGATTTGTGTGCTGAAAAGGAGATTTATCCAAATATAGAAGTGATTCCCATTGAATATGCTAATGAAGCTTTTGAAAGGATCATAAACAAAGATGT